The following proteins are encoded in a genomic region of Bufo bufo chromosome 11, aBufBuf1.1, whole genome shotgun sequence:
- the LOC120981452 gene encoding sorting nexin-6-like gives MLKELNFYQNETTSRDWNNYSKAVDINLSTWYSILQLSVRGKNKKEKLEDFFKSVVKSADGVIVSGTKDVDDFFDHERTFLVEYHNRVKDASAKSDKMTRSHKCVADDYNRIGSSMYTLGTQDNTDICKFFLRVSELFDKTRKIEARISADEDLKLSDLLKYYLRESQAAKDLLYRRSRSLVDYENANKALDKARAKNKDVLSAETTQQLCCQKFEKISESAKQELTDFKTRRVAAFRKNLVELAELELKHAKGNLQLLQSCLAVLNGKP, from the exons GCGGTAGACATTAATCTCAGTACATGGTATTCTATATTACAGTTAAGTGTTCGAGggaaaaacaaaaaggaaaaactggAAGATTTCTTCAAAAGTGTAGTGAAATCAGCCGATGGCGTCATTGTCTCTGGTACAAAG GATGTGGACGATTTCTTTGATCACGAGCGGACCTTCCTTGTTGAATATCACAACAGAGTAAAGGATGCGAGTGCAAAGTCGGACAAGATGACAAGATCCCACAAAT GTGTAGCTGACGACTATAACAGAATAGGCTCCTCCATGTACACGTTGGGAACCCAGGATAACACTGATATATGCAA ATTTTTCCTACGAGTGTCTGAGTTGTTCGACAAGACCCGT AAAATTGAGGCCCGGATATCAGCTGATGAAGATCTCAAGCTGTCCGATCTTCTGAAATATTATTTAAGGGAATCACAAGCTGCTAAG GATCTCTTGTACAGACGATCCCGCTCTTTGGTAGATTATGAAAATGCTAATAAAGCACTAGATAAAGCGAGGGCTAAAAACAAGGATGTCCTGTCCGCAGAAACCACTCAGCAGTTGTGCTGCCAGAAGTTTGAGAAGATCTCAGAATCTGCTAAACAAG AATTGACGGACTTTAAAACAAGAAGAGTTGCTGCTTTTCGTAAAAATCTAGTCGAGCTTGCTGAACTGGAACTGAAGCACGCCAAG GGTAAtttgcagctgctgcagagctgCTTGGCTGTGTTAAACGGTAAACCATAG